Sequence from the uncultured Sunxiuqinia sp. genome:
TGGAAGCCATTTCCTTTTTGAGAGATTTAAATGAGTCGATCTATACGAGCTTCCCTGACGTACAAACCATTGCAGAGGAATCTACAGCCTGGCCAATGGTTACCCGACCGGTTTATACTGGTGGACTGGGATTTGGTATGAAGTGGAATATGGGATGGATGCATGATACCCTAGGATATTTTCAGCATGACCCAATTCACCGGAGCTATCATCACAACCAGATGACTTTTAGCATTATGTATGCTTTTAATGAAAATTTCATGTTGTCGCTTTCGCATGATGAGGTTGTTCATGGCAAAGGCAGCCTGATAGAGAAAATGCCGGGTGATGTATGGCAAAAGTTTGCGAACCTCCGTGCAATGTTTGCTTTTATGTTTGGTCATCCCGGAAAGAAGCTTCATTTCATGGGTATGGAAATAGGGCAATGGAAAGAATGGAACTATAAAACCAGCCTCGATTGGCATTTACTCGATTATGATACGCATTCGGGATTACAGTTTTTCATGAAAGATTTAAACAGTGTTTATAAGCGGCATCCGGCTTTGTATGAGCAGGACTTTACCCCTGACGGCTTTAAATGGATTGATGCTAACGATTCGACAAACTCCATTTTTAGCTTCGTTCGGTATGATAAAGAGCGAAAACAGCATGTGTTGGTTGTTGCGAATTTTACACCTGTACCACAATATAACTATCGGATTGGAGTCCCTGATGATACAACGTGGGTCGAAATACTCAATAGCGATGCTTCTCAATATGGTGGAAGCGGAATGGGGAATTTGGGTGGTGTTGAAGCCAATCCAGTGCCATATCACGGAGAAGAGCAATCTATTAATATCATGATACCACCTCTGGGAGTAGTGTATTTTACTCAGGAATTATAGAATAGTTAAAATGTATGACAGTATATAATCCCATATCAACCTATCGTCTTCAGTTTAATAGCGATTTTAGGCTAACGGATGCAGAAAATATTATTCGGTATCTGGATAAAACGGGAGTTAAAACAGTTTATGCGTCTCCTGTTTTTCAGGCGGTACAAGGAAGCATGCACGGATATGATGTGACGAATCCATTAAAAATAAATGCTGAAATTGGAGTAGAGGATGATTTTGGACAAGTGATTGATAAATTGCATGCGCGAAAAATGGGTTGGATTCAGGACATTGTACCAAATCATATGGCTTATTCGCCTCAAAATCCATGGATTGCTGATGTGTTGGAGCTTGGAGAAGAATCGGAATATATTGATTTTTTCGACATTCGACTTCGTCATTTCAAAGATCAGACGAAGCGAAAACTCATGCTGCCTTTCTTTGGTCAAAAGTTAGATGCTTTAATCGAACGTAATGAGCTCTCAGTGGAATACAGTGAAGCGGGCTTTCAACTGAAGTACTATGAGAATAATTATCCGGTGTCGAAAAATGCCTATGGCGTTTTGCTAAATCCAATGAAAGAGGAATGTATTCCAATCGATCTACATGAATGGTTGATAGAGAAAGATAACTTGCCATGGGGGCGGGCCAAACAAAAGCTTTTTGCTGTAAGCAAAAAAGAACCTGAGGTGATTCGACACATTAATCACTGCCTATCGATTGTGAACTCCAATTCGCGGAAAATGATGGAGGTGTTGGAAGGGTTGTTTTATCGGCCAACCCTATGGAAAGACACGGAAAAGATGATCAACTATCGCCGTTTTTTCATCATCAATAGTTTGATTTGTGTGAATATTCAGCACGAAAAAGTTTTCGATGCCACACATAAAATGATTTCTGATTGGATCAAGAAAAAGCTGGTAGATGGAATTCGTGTCGACCATATTGATGGATTGTTTAATCCGTCGGAATACCTGACTCGTTTGCGAAAACTAGTAGGAGAAGACTCGCACATTACGATTGAGAAAATCCTGGAGAAAGATGAAAAGCTTCCGACCGATTGGCCAATTGAAGGAACGACAGGGTACGACTTTTTAGCATTGGTGAACAACTTACTGACCAATCCAGAAAAGGGACCAGTTTTTTATTCATACTACAACAACTGGATCAATAAGACAGATGAATATCGGGATGTGTTTCACAAGAAAAACCGATTTATTCTATACAACCGATTTAAAGGTGAATTAATTAATTTGACTCAGGAATGGCGCTCAATTAGTGCTGCTTTAGGAATTCCGCTACAGGAGGAAAATGCACAGCGCGCGCTTGGCGAGTTTTTAGTGTATTGTCCCGTTTATAAAATCTACCAGTCACCCTCCGTTTTCTCCAACACCGAGATAGAAGAAGTTAATTCTATCATTAATGCTGCAGTAGGTGGTGGCAAAGCAGAAAAGGAAGAATTCGAGAAGCTACGAAACTTATTTCTGTTAAAAAATATTGACAGGGAGAGTGAGCGAAAACAAATTGATACGTTCTTTCGACATTGTATGCAATTTACCGGTCCATTGATGGCTAAGGGAATTGAAGACACCGCCTTTTATTCTTATAATCCATTTATTGGTCACAACGAGGTTGGTGACTCTCCCGGTTTCTTTGGAATTCGAACAGAAACTTTCCATCAGTTGATGCAAGAGCGGCAAATAAAAGAACCGCTGACTTTGAATACCACTTCAACCCACGATACCAAACGGGGAGAAGATGCCCGGGCACGATTAAATGTGCTGAGTGATGTTCCCGAAAAATGGATTGATGCCACAAAAGATTGGCTCATTTTGAATAAGAAGTTCAAGATTTTTGACGACGAACGAGAAATGCCGACGGCCAATGACGAATACTTTATCTATCAGGTATTGTGCGCACATTGGCCGATGAGTGGTTTATTGGATGAGACTTTTATTGATCGTTTGACTGAATATTTGGTCAAAGCGCTACGGGAAGCAAAAGTCAACTCATCATGGAGTGATCCTGATGAAAGCTATGAAACAGAAACGATCCAATTTGTGCGGAATATTTTGTCAGAAAAGAGCGATTTTCGGGAAAGTTTTCGTGCTTTTATTGTCGATATTATCCCACATGGGATCGTTAATTCGTTGACCCAGTTGATTTTAAAAAACACATGCCCCGGAGTTCCCGACACCTATCAAGGCTGCGAACGTTGGAACTTGAGTTTTGTTGATCCGGATAATCGTCGGCCGGTTAATTATGCCGATTTAGAAAGTGATCTGGATGAGATGATTCGGAATAGTGAGGCTGACAAATTAAACTTCGCGGATCGGTTGATGCAGGAACCTGAAAGTGGCCGGATCAAGCAATGGATTACTTACCTGACCTTGAAAGAACGGAGGTACAATGAGAAACTTTTTCTGGAAGGGAGCTATGTTCCGCTCGAGGTAGAAGGGAAATACAAAAAACATTTGATTGCTTTTTACCGGCAGTATGAAGGCACTTATATTTTAGTGATACTTCCGTTGAATACGGCAGCATTACCAACTAATTGCAATTGGGAGGATACATGGATTTTAATGCCGGAATTAAGAGTGCTTGACTGGCAAAATTTACTATCGAATGAATTTTTGAAAAACACCAATAGGGTTGAGGCGAATAGAGTTTTTGGCCGCACTCAATTGGGCTTGTTTCGGGGGATATAACCAGAAAAAACACGTTTATCTATAAATGAAAATGGCTGTCGAATAAGGACAGCCATTTTGTAGTTTTTATAACCCGATTACTCTTTTTCCATATTTGGGATGTTCATTGAGCCGATATTGGTGATTTTGTAATTGCCCATGCTAAATTTTTTGTTGGCATTGGTATCAATATCCGTCACTTTCATAATTGAACGCTCCCCGGTTTTTGTATTTTCTGATTCTGCTTCCATGACAAAGCCCCACGGCATCCCGTTTGAATACTGAGCAGATTTCATGATTGTTCCAAAAAAATCACGGGTAATGATATCAACATCTTCACTAATCCAGAAATTCGATTTGGTTTCTTCTTCTGGATTGTCGTATCGGTATTCTTCACATTTATATCCTTTAATGGTCTTTGTTTTTCCGGTCTTTTTAACATAGGGATTCATGGCAATATTGTCCGGCACATCTTCATCTTCAAGTTCCTCATAGTCTTCCATGTCAAGGCCCATTCCCAGCGCACCTGCTCCATCAAACCCATACACGATGCCATTTTTTTCACCATCTTCATCAGTTAGAATAATCATGGCCTTATTTTCAAAATCCATGATAAATAAGCCTTGTCCCTTTTCTTTCATATCTCCGTTAACAACCTGATAAGCAAAATTTTTACCATTCGGATCGATGAAGGTGATAAATTCACCGTCGCTATCTTTTTTACCGTTCTTTTTATACGATTCAAAATGCATTTGCAACTTCGAGTCAAACGAATAATCATCTTCGATTGAGACAGGTTTGCCGGACATGCCCAGGCCTTTCATCATTTTCTGCATGCGTTCGCTTTGCCTGGCACTTTTATTTTTATCTGCATTTTCGTCTCCTTCAAAAACTTTATCCAGGTTTTTGTCAACCTCTTCATCAACCTTGTCATCAACTTTTTTTTCTACCTTTTTCTCAATCTTATCCTGAACTTTTTTGCTCAATTTATTTAAAAAGCCTTGGGCTGAAATAGGTTCAGATAATGATAGAAAAACTAAAATAACCAGAATTTGGGGTAAATATTTATACATAGCACAATAAATTTTTAGTGTTTTTTAATTTAATATGCTACAAGTTACAACAATCCTAATAATGGTTGCAAATAATTAGAAGAGTTTTTTGTCTTATATAAGGGGTTAAAACTTCATGGCTCGATCCATGTCGCGTTTTGCATCTTTTTCCTTTAAGGTTTCGCGCTTGTCGTGTGTTTTCTTTCCTTTTGCCAGACCGATTTCGAGCTTTGCCAACCCCCGGTCATTTAGGAACATGCGAAGGGGAATTATAGTTAATCCGCTTTCTTTGATCTTTTTTTGAAGCTTGTCAAGCTCCTTTTTATTCAAAAGAAGTTTGCGATCACGACGGGATTCATGGTTGTTGATATTTCCAAAGTCATATTCTGAAATATTCATATTAACCACATATAGCTCATTTCTTGTGAATCGGCAATAAGCTTCGCCTACCGAAGCCTTTCCGTTTCGGATTGACTTTATTTCTGTTCCAACCAACTGCACTCCGGCGACAAACTTTTCCGAAATTTCGTAATCGAAATAAGCTCGTTTGTTTTTAATGTTTATATGTTGTTTTTTATGCACCATATCCGTAAAAGGCTTGAAGTAATTTCCAACTAAATACGTTCAAAATAATGAAGATAAGAAAAACCAAGAGCAAGGCAATTAATATGTAGCGATTCTGATTTTCGGCTGGTAAATTTAGGCTTTCTTTTACACCCTGAAAAAATAAGAAGACTCCGTAAAGGCCTAAAATACCAATGACATATAATCCGGGAAATAATCCGGTGATAAATGATACTGCTAAAAAAGGCAAGAACGAATAAGCTACAAGCCGACTAATAGCGCTCTGGTCTTTTTTCCCTCCAAAACTGGTTAGAAGTTCATTTAACACATAAACCAAAACGTAGTACTGAAGGATATAGGTTATTACTTCGCGGGCAGCTTTTGCAATTGCATAGCCAAATAAAAACTCACTGCTGAAAATAACTTCGCCTAAAAATATACCTGTGCCAACCAAGAGCACCAATGGCAAGAAATAGTCTTTAAAAATTGATTGAGCAGAGTCTTCACTTTTTTCATTTTTCCATACCTTAGTTGGTTCAATGATCACACTGCTACATGTTTGAAAAAGCTGACGATATCGTTGTTTAAAATCCATAATTTCTGGTTTTGCTTTACAAAAATACATTAATTTGTAAACCCTAATCATAAATATCGATGAATCAACGAAAATATCATATGCTGACCATACTTGGTCCAACAGCCTCGGGTAAAACAACTGTTGCGGCGCATGCAGCGAAACTGCTTGACGGAGAGATTATTTCTGCAGATTCAAGACAGATATACCGCGGCATGGATCTGGGCACTGGAAAGGATTATGAAGATTACGAAGTTGATGGACAGCAGATTCCTTATCATTTGATCGACATTGTTGATGCAGGATTTGAATACAATGTTTATCTATTTCACAACGAGTTCTTAAAAGCTTATAATGAGATCAATGGAAAAGGTAAAATCCCAATTCTTTGTGGGGGGAGTGGACTTTACATTGAAGCTGTTTTAAATAATTACAAACTCATACAGGTTCCTAAAAACCTTGAGTTACGTAGTCAGTTGGAAGATAAAAGTCTGGAAGAGTTGGCAAAAATTCTAGAGGTGATGAAGCCTGAATTGCACAATACAACTGATACTGAAAATCATCGCCGGGTGTTGAGAGCCATTGAAATTGAAACTTATATGCAGAATAACCCGGAGCTATCTGATGACATGCCACAAATCAACAGTTTGGTAGTTGGTGTAAAGTTTGATCGCGAAAACCGCCGGAAACGGATTACTGAGCGGTTAGAACAACGCTTGGAGGATGGTATGCTTGATGAAGTACAACGTTTACTTGACAAAGGGTTGAAACCCGAACAGTTGACTTATTATGGTTTGGAGTACAGGTATCTGACTCTTCATTTGATAGGCGAAATTTCATACGATGAAATGTTTACAAAGCTCGAAATTGCGATCCATCAATTTGCCAAGCGGCAAATGACCTGGTTTCGACGTATGGAAAAACACGGAACTCAAATTCACTGGCTGGATGGATTTATGTCTTTGGAAGATAAGATTCTAAAGATCAATAAATTGCTCAATTCGTAAAACTAAGCTTCACGAGCTCGCCAATGTGTATCCATGCAGCACAATGGCAGTCCGTCGCTTTCCCGAAATATTGTTGATTTATAATGTAAATCATCAAGCTTTTCCGTGTCAACAGCTAGTTGATCTCCTGCCATCCCTTCTTTGAGATAGTTAATCTCGAGGCTCGCCAATTCATACTGATTTAAGAAATCGATTCCCAGACGATCCAAAACACGCTCAAGGTACTTTACACTGTTGAAATGCTTGTTGACATCTAAATCGCTAAACAACACAGGTCGGTAACTCAAGCCTTCTGATAACTTAGATGCTTTAATCCGTTTGGGATTTCGACAGGCTTGCAATTCATTCAGCCGAGGAAACGTATCCATAAATTCACGAAGTCTGACAATACGTTTGGTTTCCACATCCAAAATTAACCAGGCTGAACTTGCTTTAAGTAATACTTCTTTTTGAGCTCCTTCTAAAATAAACTCGCGATAGGCATACATTCCATCAGTACCGGCCGACCAAGTATTTATAGTAATTTCTTCTTGCCAATCCGGGTATCGTTCGAACTCGAAATAAACTCGTGACAATACCCAGAACATGTTATTTAGTTTTAAATTGTCGTACCCCCAATCCATTACCTGAGCATGTTTCCAGGCTGCTTCAAGCATCATGTTAAATAAAGAAGTAACCGATGCTTTAGCATATTGATTAGTGTGATATGAACCTATGGTATAATCTTGAATGAACTTTTTCATTTGTTTTTGCGGTATTTTTTAAACCTTTCGACAAAAATATTGTTCAGTTTTGAAAATAAAGAAGCTTTTGCGACTTTTGCGAAAATTTTTCTACAAAATGAGTGATATTATTATAAAAACGCCCGAACAGATTGAAGGGATAAGAAAAAGTAGTCAGTTAGCGGGGCAGTCATTGGTAATGATTGAGGAATTTGTGAAACCTGGGGTGAGTACAGAGTTTTTGAATGCCAGGATTGAGGAGTTTGTCCGCGGTCATGGAGCCATTCCGGCAACGATAGGTTACAATGGTTATCCCAAAGCAACCTGCATTTCACTCAACGATGTTGTATGTCATGGCATACCAAGCGATAGTCAGATTTTGAAAGAAGGTGATATATTGAACATTGATGTAACCACGATTTTGGATGGTTACTATGGCGATACCAGCAAGATGTACTCGGTTGGCGAAATATCGGAGCGTGCAAATCGATTGATCAAGGCAGCCAAACATTCACTGGATTTGGGTATTCAGCAGGTGAAACCTGGTAATTACGTTGGAAATATAGGCTTTGTGATTGGACGATATGCCAAAGCTCAAAAATACAGCGTAGTCTATGAATTTTGTGGACATGGAGTAGGGCTGGAGTTTCACGAAGCACCTCAGGTTGATCATATTGCACGCAAGAATACTGGAGATATTATGCAACCAGGAATGACCTTTACCATTGAACCCATGATTAACGAAGGACGGGCGTCAACAAAAGTTGATAGAGAAGATGGATGGACAGCCCGGACAAAAGATGGCAAACTTTCTGCTCAGTTCGAACACACCATTTTGGTTACCGATGATGGTTATGAAGTACTTTCCGATGTAAGTGGTGATTACCGCTAAAGTTTTGTCATTAAATATTTTTTTGAGTAGTGTATTAGTCTACTGAATT
This genomic interval carries:
- a CDS encoding acyl-ACP thioesterase domain-containing protein; its protein translation is MKKFIQDYTIGSYHTNQYAKASVTSLFNMMLEAAWKHAQVMDWGYDNLKLNNMFWVLSRVYFEFERYPDWQEEITINTWSAGTDGMYAYREFILEGAQKEVLLKASSAWLILDVETKRIVRLREFMDTFPRLNELQACRNPKRIKASKLSEGLSYRPVLFSDLDVNKHFNSVKYLERVLDRLGIDFLNQYELASLEINYLKEGMAGDQLAVDTEKLDDLHYKSTIFRESDGLPLCCMDTHWRAREA
- the treY gene encoding malto-oligosyltrehalose synthase, which produces MTVYNPISTYRLQFNSDFRLTDAENIIRYLDKTGVKTVYASPVFQAVQGSMHGYDVTNPLKINAEIGVEDDFGQVIDKLHARKMGWIQDIVPNHMAYSPQNPWIADVLELGEESEYIDFFDIRLRHFKDQTKRKLMLPFFGQKLDALIERNELSVEYSEAGFQLKYYENNYPVSKNAYGVLLNPMKEECIPIDLHEWLIEKDNLPWGRAKQKLFAVSKKEPEVIRHINHCLSIVNSNSRKMMEVLEGLFYRPTLWKDTEKMINYRRFFIINSLICVNIQHEKVFDATHKMISDWIKKKLVDGIRVDHIDGLFNPSEYLTRLRKLVGEDSHITIEKILEKDEKLPTDWPIEGTTGYDFLALVNNLLTNPEKGPVFYSYYNNWINKTDEYRDVFHKKNRFILYNRFKGELINLTQEWRSISAALGIPLQEENAQRALGEFLVYCPVYKIYQSPSVFSNTEIEEVNSIINAAVGGGKAEKEEFEKLRNLFLLKNIDRESERKQIDTFFRHCMQFTGPLMAKGIEDTAFYSYNPFIGHNEVGDSPGFFGIRTETFHQLMQERQIKEPLTLNTTSTHDTKRGEDARARLNVLSDVPEKWIDATKDWLILNKKFKIFDDEREMPTANDEYFIYQVLCAHWPMSGLLDETFIDRLTEYLVKALREAKVNSSWSDPDESYETETIQFVRNILSEKSDFRESFRAFIVDIIPHGIVNSLTQLILKNTCPGVPDTYQGCERWNLSFVDPDNRRPVNYADLESDLDEMIRNSEADKLNFADRLMQEPESGRIKQWITYLTLKERRYNEKLFLEGSYVPLEVEGKYKKHLIAFYRQYEGTYILVILPLNTAALPTNCNWEDTWILMPELRVLDWQNLLSNEFLKNTNRVEANRVFGRTQLGLFRGI
- a CDS encoding Yip1 family protein; this encodes MDFKQRYRQLFQTCSSVIIEPTKVWKNEKSEDSAQSIFKDYFLPLVLLVGTGIFLGEVIFSSEFLFGYAIAKAAREVITYILQYYVLVYVLNELLTSFGGKKDQSAISRLVAYSFLPFLAVSFITGLFPGLYVIGILGLYGVFLFFQGVKESLNLPAENQNRYILIALLLVFLIFIILNVFSWKLLQAFYGYGA
- the map gene encoding type I methionyl aminopeptidase, giving the protein MRLLRKFFYKMSDIIIKTPEQIEGIRKSSQLAGQSLVMIEEFVKPGVSTEFLNARIEEFVRGHGAIPATIGYNGYPKATCISLNDVVCHGIPSDSQILKEGDILNIDVTTILDGYYGDTSKMYSVGEISERANRLIKAAKHSLDLGIQQVKPGNYVGNIGFVIGRYAKAQKYSVVYEFCGHGVGLEFHEAPQVDHIARKNTGDIMQPGMTFTIEPMINEGRASTKVDREDGWTARTKDGKLSAQFEHTILVTDDGYEVLSDVSGDYR
- the miaA gene encoding tRNA (adenosine(37)-N6)-dimethylallyltransferase MiaA yields the protein MNQRKYHMLTILGPTASGKTTVAAHAAKLLDGEIISADSRQIYRGMDLGTGKDYEDYEVDGQQIPYHLIDIVDAGFEYNVYLFHNEFLKAYNEINGKGKIPILCGGSGLYIEAVLNNYKLIQVPKNLELRSQLEDKSLEELAKILEVMKPELHNTTDTENHRRVLRAIEIETYMQNNPELSDDMPQINSLVVGVKFDRENRRKRITERLEQRLEDGMLDEVQRLLDKGLKPEQLTYYGLEYRYLTLHLIGEISYDEMFTKLEIAIHQFAKRQMTWFRRMEKHGTQIHWLDGFMSLEDKILKINKLLNS
- the smpB gene encoding SsrA-binding protein SmpB, producing MVHKKQHINIKNKRAYFDYEISEKFVAGVQLVGTEIKSIRNGKASVGEAYCRFTRNELYVVNMNISEYDFGNINNHESRRDRKLLLNKKELDKLQKKIKESGLTIIPLRMFLNDRGLAKLEIGLAKGKKTHDKRETLKEKDAKRDMDRAMKF